One stretch of Chitinophaga pendula DNA includes these proteins:
- a CDS encoding PAS domain-containing sensor histidine kinase — protein MNSLIANLDINFQLTILAAMLERMPGLVAVREQQTGQIYYINKTGTDLLGTTDPRQLQTLLTANLSAPPPTGAREIGERRWRNNKGTWFSGILEEMSLRHNGKEYDCIRLSDIPGDKHYKQQLNKELQRFSALFDYASIGILVTNKQGEIITINDFALEQFGYCREELLLRKVEILIPQRVHHRHEQHRARYNANPQSRPMGIGLDLYAVRKDGTEFPVEISLSHYTNEEGTFVIAYVNNITERKKAEEKVEKLNDELEEMVEERTVQLRNALAELELSKEELTLALGKEKELSELKSRFVSMASHEFRTPLSTILSSAFLVKQYAAEEDQPKRNKHIQRIVTSVNLLTDILNDFLSVGRIEEGKIQVRPVSFDIAEHINTIIQEMQGMVKEGQDILYQHNGPALLYSDPSLLRHIIMNLLGNALKFSPKHTAINVSTSLEQEHFALVVKDLGIGMSPEDQQHLFERFYRGANVSNIQGTGLGLHIVKKYSELLHGRITCQSQLGSGTTFTVRFNTNHSTDSTNNTI, from the coding sequence ATGAACAGCTTGATCGCCAACCTGGATATCAACTTCCAACTCACCATACTGGCAGCCATGCTCGAACGCATGCCTGGCCTCGTTGCCGTCAGAGAACAACAGACCGGCCAAATATACTATATCAATAAGACCGGTACCGACCTGCTGGGCACCACCGACCCCCGGCAATTACAAACATTGCTGACAGCCAACCTGTCCGCGCCGCCACCAACCGGCGCCAGGGAAATAGGCGAACGCCGCTGGCGGAATAATAAGGGTACCTGGTTCTCCGGTATACTGGAAGAAATGTCCCTCCGGCATAATGGAAAAGAATACGATTGTATCCGCCTGTCCGATATCCCGGGTGATAAACATTATAAACAACAACTCAATAAAGAACTACAGCGCTTCAGCGCATTGTTTGATTATGCAAGCATCGGTATACTGGTCACCAACAAACAGGGCGAAATCATTACCATCAATGATTTCGCCCTCGAACAGTTCGGTTATTGCCGCGAAGAACTGCTGCTCCGCAAAGTAGAAATACTCATCCCGCAACGGGTACATCATCGTCATGAACAACATCGCGCAAGATATAACGCCAACCCCCAAAGCCGGCCTATGGGCATCGGGCTCGATCTGTACGCCGTACGTAAAGATGGTACCGAATTTCCCGTAGAGATCAGCCTGAGCCACTATACCAACGAAGAAGGAACCTTCGTGATCGCATATGTCAACAACATCACCGAACGGAAAAAAGCAGAAGAAAAAGTAGAAAAACTCAACGACGAACTCGAAGAGATGGTGGAAGAAAGGACCGTACAACTGCGTAATGCCCTGGCAGAACTGGAACTGTCCAAAGAAGAACTGACACTCGCATTGGGAAAAGAAAAAGAACTCAGCGAACTCAAATCCCGATTCGTCTCCATGGCTTCCCACGAATTCCGTACCCCCCTCAGCACCATCCTCTCCTCCGCATTCCTTGTCAAGCAATATGCGGCAGAAGAAGACCAACCCAAACGAAATAAACATATACAACGTATCGTCACCTCCGTCAACCTGCTCACCGACATATTGAACGATTTCCTGTCCGTTGGCAGAATAGAAGAAGGCAAGATACAGGTACGCCCCGTCTCTTTCGATATCGCCGAACATATCAACACCATCATACAGGAAATGCAGGGCATGGTCAAAGAAGGACAGGATATCCTGTACCAGCACAATGGCCCGGCCTTGCTCTACTCAGATCCCTCGCTCCTCAGACATATCATCATGAACCTCCTGGGAAATGCCCTGAAGTTCTCTCCTAAACATACGGCCATCAACGTTAGTACTTCACTCGAACAGGAACACTTTGCACTGGTCGTTAAAGACCTGGGCATCGGTATGTCCCCCGAAGATCAGCAACACCTATTCGAACGTTTCTACAGGGGCGCCAATGTAAGCAACATACAGGGCACCGGACTGGGACTGCACATCGTAAAGAAATACAGTGAACTGCTCCACGGCCGTATCACCTGCCAAAGCCAACTGGGAAGCGGTACTACCTTCACCGTCCGTTTTAATACCAACCACAGCACAGATAGCACCAACAATACAATATGA
- a CDS encoding response regulator yields the protein MKTILIIEDNTEIRENAAEILELAGYRVCTAENGKAGVELALEEHPDLIVCDIMMPVLDGFGVLHMLQRNPASQDMPFIFLTAKTERSDFRKGMEMGADDYITKPFSGTELLHAIESRLKKTSLRRQVAAEGIDGVNKLWQQATGRDSLRTLSEGRDTNKYKKKQVIYAEGNHPIRLFYVQKGKVKTFKRNDDGKELVTELYNEGDFLGHIALLEGTVYKETAEAMEESEIAVIPREEFEALITNNHDVAVQFIRMLAGNVTAKEKQLLGLAYNSLRKKVAEALIHLHRKYSREEQQPFAIDISRDNLAAIAGTATESLIRTLGDFREEKLINIKDGMILIMNEEKLRKLLY from the coding sequence ATGAAAACGATCCTCATCATAGAAGATAATACCGAAATAAGAGAGAATGCAGCAGAAATACTGGAACTGGCCGGATACCGCGTATGCACCGCAGAGAATGGAAAAGCAGGAGTGGAGCTGGCACTCGAAGAGCATCCGGACCTCATCGTATGCGATATCATGATGCCTGTACTCGACGGTTTCGGTGTATTACATATGTTACAACGCAATCCCGCTTCACAAGACATGCCCTTCATCTTCCTTACCGCCAAAACAGAAAGGAGCGACTTCCGCAAAGGCATGGAAATGGGAGCCGATGACTATATCACCAAACCATTCAGTGGTACAGAATTGCTACATGCCATTGAATCCCGGTTGAAGAAAACCTCCTTACGCCGCCAAGTAGCTGCAGAGGGAATAGATGGTGTCAATAAATTGTGGCAACAGGCTACCGGCCGTGACTCCCTCCGCACACTGTCCGAAGGCCGGGATACCAATAAATACAAAAAGAAACAGGTCATCTATGCAGAAGGGAATCATCCCATCAGGTTGTTCTACGTACAAAAAGGAAAGGTGAAAACCTTCAAACGGAATGATGATGGTAAAGAACTGGTAACCGAATTATATAATGAAGGAGACTTCCTGGGGCATATCGCACTATTAGAAGGTACTGTATATAAGGAGACCGCAGAAGCAATGGAAGAATCCGAAATCGCTGTCATTCCCCGGGAAGAATTCGAAGCGCTGATCACCAACAATCACGACGTAGCCGTTCAGTTTATTCGCATGCTGGCAGGAAACGTCACTGCAAAAGAAAAACAACTGCTGGGCCTCGCCTATAACTCCCTCCGTAAAAAAGTGGCAGAAGCCCTCATCCATCTGCACAGGAAATATAGCCGGGAAGAACAACAGCCATTCGCCATTGATATCAGCAGGGATAACCTGGCTGCCATAGCAGGTACCGCAACAGAATCACTGATACGTACACTGGGAGACTTCAGAGAGGAAAAACTGATCAACATTAAAGATGGAATGATCCTGATAATGAACGAAGAAAAATTACGCAAGCTGTTATATTAA
- a CDS encoding glycosyl hydrolase, whose product MKGLFSWVIALAMCPLSTYAQTAVKVGAGSYASFPPASENIDWNNDGQGDLYPFVFNNPIYVAENKKGKPIPTNDWWTDLIIERYGGLLWAYPLVADPEPDGARVYFPNSFVPDGSNMAYGGYMKIGAAGYTPDKAIAKDWSDWAVVMGMPDSIHNKNIDYTIAHGIPFIWAQSQGVNPEFSFEKGASYLTETGAPVQFPTTRSFVVRTDGRYLGIHLDGTSRAEIQGQQFVQIDLGSVQPITSVQLNWEAAFASGYAIQVSANNTSWNTVFATTTGDGNLDNISLNTSGRYVRLQLAERGTIFAYSLWEMSVLNGNTVLSVNKPIQVSSVQAPFAAANVNDGNTGTRWASDGSQQERLVLNTNNGNTYFVISALPAPQQLTTYETYAFNRPVNTQVTYDYNAGAGKVYVNWNVTTANLKGQPAGPTIQGFLPHLYQNTTHSVAFMPYDYVSPRGKLRTATGNSFAFTYNFNGILPNYTAPYRNAADASPYNANAMFDLLTKFSKKQGYGGDTYWGGKDLVNYAKYTLMAKELNHQSYQALKTKTREALVNWLTYTPGEQEKFFARYDRWGAIVGFNESYGSAQFTDNHFHYGYLILACALYGMTDPDFVTQYKDMIKLVAKQYANWDRNDNFLPFFRTFDPWIGHSYAGGTSSSTGNNQESTSEAMQSWIGLFLFGDLIDDEAIRDAGAFGYISEAYATLEYWFDWKERNLPPAYAHNVVGILSNQGFAYGTYFSASPVHIHGIQYLPVNPGFRYLAIDSTWAKREYSDMLRESAAIDGHTSELDFGDDWAHVALGFRQLFDPRYVTAFMAANLQLPPANPKYIMDYEVAGMTYYYAHANQNLGAFSNNFRTNFPSSSVFERNGNFSYAVAYNPTGAAKTCIIYNAAGAQVASFSVPARTLLTYPTLPSSGQQPTGCYGVSPVKASATSGNPDAAIDGNAGSRWESLFTDPQLLTVDLGVLTSVNKITLSWEVANAKSYYLLGSRDSTRWDTIAVRTNMPTGNRTDLTDNLNGTWRYIRMQGVSRNTPWGYSLYELEICGKAAANTEAREIIAAPAEDNLERKWTPENNTAIYPNPARNWIRVNTPNRTVYTITDLNGRRVQAGRLEAGATTVDISTLKDGIYLIRTDNGTTKLIVAPHQQ is encoded by the coding sequence ATGAAAGGCCTATTCTCTTGGGTCATAGCCCTCGCTATGTGTCCCCTGTCCACGTACGCCCAGACTGCCGTAAAAGTAGGAGCCGGCAGCTACGCATCATTCCCTCCCGCATCGGAAAATATCGACTGGAACAACGACGGCCAGGGCGATCTCTATCCCTTCGTCTTCAATAACCCCATCTACGTCGCAGAAAACAAAAAAGGAAAACCCATCCCCACCAACGATTGGTGGACAGACCTTATCATCGAACGCTATGGCGGCCTGCTATGGGCATACCCCCTCGTAGCCGATCCCGAACCCGATGGCGCCAGGGTCTATTTCCCCAATAGCTTCGTCCCCGATGGATCCAATATGGCTTATGGCGGATACATGAAGATAGGCGCCGCCGGATACACCCCCGATAAAGCCATCGCCAAAGATTGGTCCGACTGGGCCGTAGTAATGGGTATGCCCGATAGCATACACAATAAGAATATCGACTATACCATCGCACATGGTATTCCCTTCATCTGGGCACAAAGTCAGGGTGTCAACCCCGAATTCTCCTTCGAAAAAGGTGCTTCCTACCTCACGGAAACAGGGGCCCCCGTACAGTTCCCCACCACCCGCTCTTTCGTAGTTCGCACCGACGGCAGATACCTGGGTATCCACCTCGATGGTACCAGCAGGGCCGAAATACAGGGACAGCAATTCGTACAGATCGACCTCGGTAGCGTTCAACCCATCACCTCCGTACAACTCAACTGGGAAGCAGCCTTCGCCTCCGGTTATGCCATACAGGTATCGGCCAATAACACCTCCTGGAATACCGTCTTTGCTACCACCACCGGCGATGGTAACCTCGATAACATCTCCCTCAATACCTCCGGCAGATATGTACGGCTCCAACTCGCCGAAAGAGGTACCATCTTCGCCTACTCCCTCTGGGAAATGTCCGTACTCAACGGCAATACCGTATTGTCTGTCAATAAACCCATACAGGTATCTTCTGTACAAGCCCCCTTCGCCGCCGCCAACGTCAATGATGGCAATACCGGCACTCGATGGGCTTCCGACGGCAGCCAGCAGGAAAGACTCGTACTCAATACCAATAATGGAAATACCTACTTTGTCATATCCGCACTTCCTGCCCCCCAACAGCTTACCACCTACGAAACATACGCATTCAACAGACCGGTCAACACACAGGTAACATACGACTACAACGCCGGCGCCGGGAAAGTATACGTCAACTGGAACGTGACAACCGCCAACCTCAAAGGGCAACCGGCCGGCCCTACTATCCAGGGATTCCTGCCGCATCTCTACCAGAATACCACCCATAGTGTGGCCTTCATGCCATATGATTATGTATCCCCACGCGGTAAGCTCAGGACTGCAACAGGCAATAGCTTCGCATTCACCTACAACTTCAACGGCATACTGCCTAACTACACCGCTCCCTATCGTAACGCAGCAGATGCCAGTCCCTACAACGCGAACGCCATGTTCGACCTCCTGACTAAATTCTCTAAAAAACAAGGCTACGGCGGTGATACCTACTGGGGTGGAAAAGACCTGGTCAACTACGCCAAGTACACACTCATGGCCAAAGAACTCAACCACCAGTCCTACCAGGCCCTTAAAACCAAAACCCGCGAAGCCTTAGTCAACTGGCTGACCTATACACCAGGAGAACAAGAGAAGTTTTTCGCCCGCTATGACCGCTGGGGAGCTATCGTCGGCTTCAACGAATCCTATGGCTCCGCCCAGTTTACCGACAACCATTTCCACTATGGTTACCTCATACTGGCTTGTGCCCTTTATGGTATGACCGATCCCGATTTTGTTACCCAGTATAAAGACATGATCAAACTGGTGGCAAAACAATATGCCAACTGGGATCGTAACGACAACTTCCTGCCTTTCTTCCGCACCTTCGATCCTTGGATCGGCCATAGCTACGCCGGAGGCACCAGCTCCTCCACCGGCAATAACCAGGAATCCACCTCCGAAGCCATGCAGTCCTGGATCGGTCTGTTCCTCTTCGGTGACCTCATCGACGACGAAGCCATCCGCGATGCCGGCGCCTTCGGCTACATCAGCGAAGCATACGCTACCCTCGAATACTGGTTCGACTGGAAAGAACGCAACCTCCCACCGGCATATGCCCACAACGTAGTAGGCATACTGTCCAATCAGGGCTTCGCATATGGTACCTACTTCAGCGCAAGCCCCGTACACATCCATGGTATCCAGTACCTGCCGGTAAACCCTGGTTTCAGATATCTGGCAATAGACAGCACCTGGGCCAAACGAGAATACAGCGACATGCTCCGCGAATCCGCCGCCATCGATGGCCATACTAGCGAACTGGATTTCGGCGACGACTGGGCACATGTTGCACTTGGTTTCCGCCAGCTCTTCGACCCGCGCTATGTGACCGCCTTCATGGCTGCCAACCTCCAGCTGCCACCGGCAAATCCTAAATACATCATGGATTACGAAGTGGCCGGCATGACCTACTACTACGCCCATGCTAACCAGAACTTGGGCGCCTTCTCCAATAATTTCCGGACTAACTTCCCCTCCAGCAGCGTCTTCGAACGAAATGGCAACTTTAGCTATGCCGTGGCATACAACCCCACCGGCGCCGCTAAGACCTGTATCATTTACAACGCAGCTGGCGCCCAGGTAGCTTCTTTCTCCGTACCTGCCCGCACCCTGTTAACCTATCCTACATTGCCCTCCTCCGGTCAGCAACCTACCGGCTGCTATGGAGTAAGCCCGGTAAAAGCATCTGCCACCTCCGGCAATCCCGATGCTGCCATCGATGGCAACGCTGGCTCCCGATGGGAAAGCCTGTTCACCGATCCGCAATTACTTACCGTAGATCTGGGCGTACTCACCTCCGTCAACAAGATCACCTTGTCCTGGGAAGTAGCCAACGCCAAAAGCTACTACCTCCTCGGCAGCCGCGATAGCACACGCTGGGATACCATCGCCGTCCGTACAAATATGCCCACCGGCAATCGTACCGACCTCACAGATAACCTCAACGGCACCTGGCGCTATATCCGGATGCAGGGCGTCAGCCGTAATACCCCCTGGGGCTATTCTCTCTACGAACTGGAGATTTGTGGAAAAGCGGCCGCTAACACGGAAGCAAGAGAAATAATCGCCGCACCGGCAGAAGATAACCTGGAACGGAAATGGACACCGGAAAACAATACCGCCATCTATCCTAATCCCGCCAGGAACTGGATCAGGGTTAACACACCAAATCGTACAGTATACACCATCACCGACCTCAACGGCCGCCGGGTACAAGCCGGCCGACTCGAAGCAGGCGCCACCACCGTCGATATATCCACACTCAAAGATGGCATATACCTTATCCGTACAGACAATGGTACCACGAAACTGATCGTCGCACCACACCAGCAATAA
- a CDS encoding AraC family transcriptional regulator yields MSQTNGHTGKVLLFNHLVDQYHYMGLPVDIIDEKNAFTIHNIADVHHKLPYRSEVYRVNFYSFVFVKNGQGRYTADDKQFNTTPGTIYFTNPGHFKSFEWKTLKEVYLVTLNEAFLKENVHPNIFREFPFLLAETVPPRTLPLEAFAEFEELYLQIEKAYHSSSPYKYRIIGSLFVVILLRIKEYFWEDYNPIYEGNRSSQIVKQFKRNLEEHYRDLVAGKVDKPYRAQDYARLQHLHPTYLSNVIKSKTGKPIATWISEKTVVEASALLQHAALSVKEIADRLGFTEAAHFSNYYKKYTGFTPLAYRKQQKTEP; encoded by the coding sequence ATGTCACAGACTAACGGACATACAGGAAAAGTATTGCTGTTCAACCACCTGGTAGATCAGTATCACTATATGGGACTTCCCGTCGATATCATCGACGAAAAGAATGCTTTTACCATTCACAACATCGCCGACGTACACCACAAACTGCCCTATCGCTCCGAAGTATACCGCGTCAACTTCTACTCTTTCGTATTCGTAAAAAATGGACAGGGGAGATACACCGCCGACGATAAACAATTCAATACCACACCCGGTACTATCTATTTTACCAACCCGGGCCATTTCAAATCCTTCGAATGGAAAACGCTGAAAGAAGTCTACCTGGTCACCCTTAATGAAGCATTCCTCAAAGAGAACGTGCACCCAAACATCTTCCGCGAATTCCCCTTCCTGCTGGCAGAAACCGTACCCCCACGCACATTGCCGCTCGAAGCATTTGCAGAGTTCGAAGAGCTGTACCTGCAGATAGAAAAAGCCTACCACTCTTCCTCTCCCTACAAATACCGCATCATCGGCAGCCTGTTTGTAGTAATACTGCTAAGGATCAAAGAATACTTCTGGGAAGATTATAACCCGATCTATGAAGGGAACAGAAGCTCCCAGATCGTCAAACAATTCAAACGAAATCTGGAAGAACACTACCGCGACCTCGTTGCCGGCAAAGTAGATAAACCTTATCGTGCACAGGACTATGCTAGGTTACAACATCTGCATCCGACCTACCTCAGCAATGTCATAAAAAGCAAAACAGGCAAACCCATCGCCACCTGGATCAGCGAAAAAACAGTGGTCGAAGCCAGCGCCTTACTACAACACGCCGCATTGTCCGTCAAGGAGATAGCCGACCGCCTCGGCTTCACCGAAGCGGCTCACTTCAGTAACTATTATAAGAAATATACCGGCTTCACCCCACTGGCCTATCGCAAACAACAAAAGACCGAACCTTAA
- a CDS encoding SDR family oxidoreductase, whose amino-acid sequence MSNLNGKVIIVTGSSRGIGATIATQLAAAGANVIVNYAGGQAAAEQVVADITAAGGNAIAVQADVSKPTDAEKLFDAAIDKYGKVDVLLNNAGIMIIKPLKDTTDEDFDRQFAINVKGTFNTLRIAATRLADNGTIINFATSVSRLMVPGYATYGATKAAVEQFTRVFAKELGPRGINVNTVSPGPTNTELFTNGKSEETIQRLAAQSAFNRIGDPDDIAKVVTFLVSDDAKWISGQNIGVNGAMA is encoded by the coding sequence ATGAGCAACTTAAATGGAAAAGTGATTATCGTAACCGGCTCCTCAAGAGGTATCGGTGCCACCATCGCCACCCAACTAGCCGCCGCTGGTGCCAACGTGATCGTAAACTATGCCGGCGGACAGGCAGCTGCAGAACAGGTAGTAGCAGACATCACCGCCGCCGGAGGCAACGCCATTGCCGTACAAGCCGATGTCAGCAAACCCACCGATGCCGAAAAATTATTCGACGCCGCTATTGATAAATATGGCAAAGTAGATGTCCTCCTCAACAACGCAGGTATCATGATCATCAAACCGCTAAAAGATACTACCGATGAAGACTTCGATCGCCAGTTCGCGATCAATGTAAAAGGCACCTTCAATACCTTACGCATAGCAGCTACCCGCCTGGCAGATAATGGTACCATTATCAACTTCGCGACCTCTGTCAGCCGCCTCATGGTGCCAGGATATGCCACCTATGGCGCCACCAAAGCAGCGGTAGAACAATTCACCCGCGTATTCGCTAAAGAACTGGGGCCCAGAGGTATCAATGTCAATACCGTTTCTCCTGGCCCGACCAACACAGAACTATTCACCAATGGTAAATCCGAAGAAACCATCCAGCGCCTCGCCGCTCAATCTGCCTTTAATCGTATAGGCGATCCAGATGATATCGCCAAAGTAGTGACCTTCCTCGTCAGCGATGATGCTAAATGGATCAGTGGCCAGAATATCGGCGTCAATGGTGCTATGGCATAA
- a CDS encoding SDR family oxidoreductase — protein sequence MMDVLAKEIGHRGVTVNTIIPFAVDHAGIFTDPDAYPELRNQLLDSCPMGRLAEVEDVPNIAEFFASDLSSFVSGQHQLVNGAATN from the coding sequence ATGATGGATGTCCTGGCTAAAGAGATCGGTCATAGAGGCGTTACCGTTAACACTATCATTCCGTTCGCCGTCGATCACGCCGGTATATTTACTGACCCCGACGCCTATCCGGAACTACGCAACCAACTACTCGATAGCTGCCCCATGGGCCGCCTCGCAGAAGTAGAAGACGTTCCCAATATAGCTGAATTCTTCGCCAGCGACCTGTCCTCTTTCGTGTCTGGACAACATCAGCTCGTCAATGGCGCGGCCACCAATTAA
- a CDS encoding AraC family transcriptional regulator, with amino-acid sequence MSTVRMKKYNPHPALREYISYVTIYRPDFTAGALSNIYRFVPTHQRYMMFYLDDPIKILRESQGNTYDTRPTSVSVGPLDKSVTLDMGSKHLAIGVAFTPSGMFRLFNIPLPEMYDLDVDTTLILGNEIEELNNRLRDSMEDWDNMFLILQQYLLRKLDRLKPCLPIDMAIAELVDTGGNAAIDHIANLSCLSNRQFERKCLERLGMPPKQYARLVRFGRAYKLKEFHPELTWTAIAHRSGYYDQMHFIRDFKKFAGITPSFIHEEELMNTIRLHRLIE; translated from the coding sequence ATGTCTACCGTTAGAATGAAAAAGTATAATCCTCATCCCGCGTTGAGGGAATACATCTCTTATGTCACTATCTACCGTCCCGATTTTACCGCCGGGGCACTCTCGAATATTTATAGGTTCGTTCCCACTCATCAGCGATATATGATGTTTTACCTCGACGATCCCATCAAAATATTAAGAGAATCACAGGGCAATACCTACGATACCAGACCTACCAGCGTCAGCGTTGGCCCACTGGATAAGTCCGTAACACTTGACATGGGTAGCAAACACCTCGCTATAGGCGTAGCATTCACTCCCAGCGGTATGTTCCGTCTCTTCAATATCCCACTCCCCGAAATGTACGACCTCGACGTCGATACCACCCTGATACTGGGTAATGAAATTGAAGAACTCAATAACCGCCTCCGCGATTCCATGGAAGACTGGGACAACATGTTCCTCATCCTCCAACAATATCTCCTTCGTAAACTTGATCGCCTCAAACCTTGCCTGCCCATCGATATGGCGATCGCCGAACTGGTAGATACCGGCGGTAATGCCGCTATCGATCATATCGCCAACCTGTCCTGTCTGAGCAATCGCCAGTTCGAACGCAAATGCCTGGAAAGACTAGGCATGCCACCCAAACAATACGCCCGGCTCGTCCGCTTCGGCAGAGCCTATAAACTAAAAGAGTTTCATCCGGAACTCACCTGGACCGCCATCGCACACCGAAGCGGATACTATGATCAGATGCACTTCATCCGCGACTTCAAAAAATTCGCCGGTATCACACCTTC